A stretch of the Synechocystis sp. PCC 7338 genome encodes the following:
- the hsdR gene encoding EcoAI/FtnUII family type I restriction enzme subunit R — MDKKLLSERDICTKFITPALEKAGWNLQTQIREEFSLTDGRIIVRGRLHTRAKNKRADYVLFYKPNIPIAVLEAKDNNHTVGDGIQQALAYGELLQVPFVFSSNGDRLLFHNKINTDGILERELEFEAMPSPDTLWRWWSDHQGLTEDQTKIITQDYYSDGTGKTPRYYQLLAINKTIEAIAKGQNRILLVMATGTGKTFTAFQIIWRLWKSKTKKRILFLADRNILVDQTMTNDFKPFGSAMTKIKKRQADKSYEIYLCLYQAVTSNEAEKNIYRQFSPQLFDLIIIDECHRGSASEDSAWRSILEYFSRATQIGLTATPKETKNVSNIDYFGESIYTYSLREGINDGFLAPYKVIRIDIDKDVFGWRPSKGMKDKYGQKIEDRVYNQRDFDKVLILNRRTDLVAAKITEYLKVTNRFDKTIVFCENIDHARRMRQALTNANSDLAAENYKYVMQITGDNKEGKAELDNFIFPESVYPVIVTTSKLMTTGVDAKTCKLIVLDQRIQSMTEFKQIIGRGTRIDEDYGKLSFTIMDFKQATKLFADPDFDGDPVRVYEPGKDDPVVPPEVTGEGKEPDQKTEDNDQFLPNDGEDGTGRGVPPEPKFNDNVKVRVASERVQYYDVEGKLITESLKDYTRNALSQNYQCLDEFLRRWSTADKKQTVIEELAKQGVFFEALAEEVGKDYDPFDLICHVVWDEPPLTRQERAREVKKRNYFAKYGDQARRVLEALLDKYADEGIEAVEEPQILNINPFTEMGTAMELVKAFGGIKGYQQAIRELERELYRA, encoded by the coding sequence ATGGACAAAAAGTTGCTCTCGGAACGGGATATTTGCACAAAGTTTATTACGCCAGCCCTAGAAAAAGCGGGGTGGAATCTTCAAACGCAGATCAGGGAGGAATTTTCCCTCACGGATGGGCGCATCATTGTGCGGGGGCGCCTCCACACCAGGGCAAAAAATAAGCGAGCGGATTACGTGTTGTTTTACAAGCCCAATATCCCGATCGCCGTTTTGGAAGCCAAGGATAATAACCACACCGTCGGGGATGGGATTCAACAGGCGTTAGCTTATGGGGAATTGTTGCAAGTGCCCTTTGTGTTTAGCTCCAATGGCGATCGCCTGTTATTTCACAACAAGATCAACACCGACGGGATTTTAGAAAGAGAACTAGAATTTGAAGCCATGCCCTCCCCTGATACCCTGTGGCGATGGTGGTCAGATCATCAGGGATTAACGGAAGACCAGACCAAAATTATCACCCAAGACTATTACAGCGATGGCACTGGCAAAACCCCCCGCTATTACCAACTACTAGCCATTAATAAAACTATTGAGGCGATCGCCAAGGGGCAAAATCGAATTTTATTGGTAATGGCTACGGGAACCGGCAAGACCTTCACTGCATTTCAAATTATTTGGCGGTTGTGGAAGTCGAAAACCAAAAAGCGGATCTTATTTTTAGCGGATCGGAATATCTTAGTGGATCAGACCATGACCAATGACTTCAAACCCTTTGGCTCTGCCATGACTAAGATAAAAAAGCGGCAGGCAGATAAGTCTTATGAAATTTATCTTTGTCTGTATCAAGCCGTCACAAGTAACGAAGCAGAAAAAAATATTTATAGGCAATTTAGTCCCCAACTTTTTGACCTAATCATTATTGATGAATGTCATCGGGGCAGTGCCTCAGAGGATTCTGCTTGGCGTAGTATCTTAGAATATTTTTCTAGGGCAACCCAAATTGGACTAACAGCAACCCCAAAAGAAACAAAAAATGTTTCTAACATTGATTATTTTGGTGAATCAATTTATACCTATTCCCTCCGTGAAGGTATTAATGACGGCTTTCTTGCTCCCTATAAAGTAATTCGTATTGATATTGACAAAGATGTTTTTGGCTGGCGACCTTCCAAGGGAATGAAGGATAAATACGGTCAAAAAATTGAAGATCGAGTCTATAACCAGCGAGACTTTGATAAAGTACTGATTTTAAATCGGCGCACAGATTTGGTTGCCGCTAAAATCACCGAATATTTAAAAGTCACCAATCGCTTTGACAAGACCATTGTATTTTGTGAAAACATTGACCACGCTAGACGAATGCGGCAAGCATTAACTAATGCCAACAGTGACTTAGCCGCAGAAAACTATAAATATGTTATGCAAATCACTGGGGATAATAAGGAAGGAAAAGCTGAATTAGATAACTTTATTTTTCCTGAAAGTGTTTATCCTGTCATTGTCACCACTTCCAAATTAATGACCACTGGGGTTGATGCCAAAACTTGTAAATTGATTGTGTTGGATCAGCGCATTCAATCCATGACGGAATTCAAGCAAATTATTGGGCGGGGAACCCGCATTGATGAGGATTACGGTAAATTATCCTTCACCATTATGGACTTTAAACAAGCAACTAAACTGTTTGCCGACCCCGACTTTGATGGTGATCCTGTACGGGTTTATGAACCAGGAAAAGATGACCCGGTCGTGCCGCCAGAAGTGACAGGAGAGGGGAAAGAACCGGATCAAAAAACAGAAGATAACGATCAATTTCTGCCGAATGATGGGGAAGACGGTACGGGGAGAGGGGTTCCCCCTGAGCCAAAGTTTAACGATAACGTCAAAGTCAGGGTGGCATCGGAGCGGGTGCAATATTACGACGTTGAGGGTAAGTTAATCACGGAATCCCTCAAGGATTACACTCGCAATGCCCTCAGCCAAAACTATCAATGCCTAGATGAATTTCTCCGACGCTGGAGTACAGCGGATAAAAAGCAGACAGTCATTGAGGAATTAGCAAAGCAAGGGGTCTTTTTTGAAGCCCTAGCGGAAGAGGTGGGCAAAGATTATGACCCGTTTGATTTAATCTGCCATGTGGTCTGGGATGAACCCCCTTTGACTCGCCAGGAAAGGGCCAGGGAAGTTAAAAAGCGTAATTACTTTGCCAAATATGGAGACCAGGCCCGAAGGGTGTTAGAGGCGTTATTGGATAAGTATGCCGATGAAGGCATTGAAGCGGTGGAGGAACCACAAATTCTCAACATCAACCCCTTTACGGAAATGGGAACTGCCATGGAATTGGTCAAGGCCTTTGGCGGCATTAAGGGTTATCAGCAGGCAATACGGGAGTTAGAGCGGGAACTGTATCGGGCTTAA